Proteins encoded by one window of Cloeon dipterum chromosome 4, ieCloDipt1.1, whole genome shotgun sequence:
- the LOC135941716 gene encoding uncharacterized protein LOC135941716 translates to MRIYWLLAAWVTMAAALPSGPRDMEVDDEPFYSDLEPGLDLIAEESATAEPVTLPAPIEMQNRNNRTEKERSLMLVMPLTPSNNTHLEELYTQRPETRLVETTTAVVTEAPITHTKSTVVVHSVPPKRLPTPVHITLPPPVIRPDIQDLLASIGLQPAAMPTTTTPPPTESFSPEIQELLTKYGLQNNDHNLVNSQPVVPSADVSSYSSFKPIPDQLNVDDEMKDLLAQYGLVDRKTSSRQLTTAATPPAKEDVEETTTEHPDFKIRPKEQAVTEPSHQIPTLHPHSMTNEMKRVLFDLGLAPHISAEEIAEGNNQAPGSLPELLERSSSNQHEFVFNPTDVSPLNDTMEEKLKDILNNFKFNQDDKEEQALRLISKYRKSTLNQNDGPDPLSNEELVSDFSNFHNEVHKRQNKDAKDEASSSENSTTSTTTSTTTSSSAGAEEKETSTEGGGPSIADLESSFGGSGDEVPDETLPPPKPNGFYFLLDLNTFLNVGEDDKGVHLRLAPRLGNSKNFLPITVP, encoded by the exons TGACCATGGCGGCCGCCCTGCCATCGGGGCCGAGAGACATGGAGGTGGACGACGAGCCGTTCTACAGCGACCTGGAGCCAGGCCTCGACCTGATCGCTGAGGAGAGCGCGACGGCCGAGCCGGTCACACTGCCCGCCCCGATAGAGATGCAAAACCGCAACAACCGGACGGAGAAGGAGCGGTCGTTGATGCTGGTGATGCCGCTGACGCCGTCCAACAACACGCACCTCGAGGAGCTGTACACGCAGAGGCCAGAAACGAGGCTCGTGGAGACGACGACGGCCGTGGTAACGGAGGCGCCGATCACGCACACCAAGTCGACCGTGGTGGTGCACTCGGTGCCGCCAAAGAGGCTGCCGACGCCCGTGCACAtcacgctgccgccgccggtcATCCGCCCCGACATCCAGGATCTCCTGGCGTCCATCGGTCTGCAACCCGCCGCAATGCCGACCACCACCACCCCTCCGCCAACCGAATCCTTCAGCCCTGAGATCCAGGAACTGCTGACCAAATACGGGCTGCAGAACAACGACCACAACCTGGTCAACAGCCAGCCGGTGGTGCCCTCTGCCGATGTCAGCTCCTACTCAAGCTTCAAACCCATTCCAGACCAGCTGAACGTGGACGATGAGATGAAGGACCTGCTCGCCCAGTACGGCCTAGTGGACAGGAAGACCTCCAGCAGACAGCTGACCACCGCCGCCACCCCTCCGGCCAAGGAGGACGTGGAGGAGACCACCACCGAGCACCCCGACTTCAAAATCCGCCCCAAGGAGCAGGCCGTGACTGAGCCGTCGCACCAAATCCCCACTCTGCACCCCCACAGCATGACCAACGAGATGAAGAGGGTGCTGTTTGACCTCGGACTGGCACCTCACATCTCCGCCGAGGAAATCGCGGAGGGAAACAACCAGGCGCCAGGGTCACTGCCGGAGCTGCTCGAGCGCTCTTCCAGCAACCAGCATGAGTTTGTGTTCAACCCCACTGACGTGTCGCCGCTCAACGACACCATGGAGGAGAAGCTCAAGGATATACTCAATAACTTCAAATTCAACCAGGATGACAAGGAGGAGCAGGCGCTCAGGCTCATCTCCAAATACAGGAAg TCAACTTTGAACCAAAACGACGGCCCAGACCCTCTATCAAACGAAGAGCTAGTTTCCGACTTCAGCAACTTCCACAACGAGGTGCACAAAAGGCAGAACAAGGACGCCAAGGACGAGGCATCCAGCTCTGAAAACTCGACCACGAGCACAACAACGAGCACGACGACGAGCTCTTCAGCCGGCGCCGAGGAAAAGGAGACGAGCACCGAGGGCGGCGGGCCGTCCATCGCTGACCTCGAGAGCTCGTTCGGCGGAAGCGGCGACGAGGTACCCGACGAAACTCTGCCCCCGCCCAAACCCAACGGCTTCTACTTCTTGCTCGATTTGAACACATTTTTGAATGTGGGCGAAGACGATAAGGGCGTGCACTTGAGGCTGGCGCCCAGATTAGGAAACAGCAAGAACTTCCTGCCAATCACTGTGccttaa
- the BTBD9 gene encoding BTB/POZ domain-containing protein 9, producing the protein MSSHHRLGPNSPNGEVEHIQALSANIGALYLNDEYSDVVLNINGLDKFHAHKVILAARSEYFRALLYGGMKESQQAEVELMCSNCDAFKALLRYIYTGQMSLSAMKEETVLEVLGLANTYRFEELEHSLADYLRQILNVRNACMIFDAATLYQMRSLVQMCLSFMDRQAAEILLQDGFTRLSLFSLETLVSRDSFCAPEVQIFEAIGRWVQNNDEEIIERALALIRLPLIELPDLLNKVRPTGLINPDAILDAIQNRTAMKNTDLKYRGFMLPKENVAHVKHGTQVLQGEMRSALLDGDTTNYDMERGYTRHGITAGGDSGILIKLGMPCIINHMKMLLWDKDVRSYCYFIEVSMDTVDWVKVIDHTYYYCRSWQYLYFEPRVVQYIRIVGTHNTVNKVFHVVAFEAVYDNKQFTIEKGMIAPTENVAVQTLSASVIEGVSRSRNALLNGDTKTYDWDSGYTCHQLGSGAIVVQLGQPYMLDSMRLLLWDCDLRAYSYYVEISVNNTDWVMVADKTSEQCRSWQILRFKKQPVVFIKIVGVHNTANEVFHVVHFECPAQLEANEEPDASVEECSAGLKALVTVSSTDESDTEEAKDVFHSTEQ; encoded by the exons ATGAGCAGCCATCACCGACTGGGGCCCAACTCGCCCAACGGCGAGGTCGAACACATTCAGGCCCTGTCTGCGAACATCGGTGCCCTGTACCTGAATGATGAATACAGCGACGTGGTCCTCAACATCAATGGCCTTGACAAGTTCCACGCGCACAAAGTCATCCTGGCAGCCAGAAGCGAATATTTCAG GGCTCTGTTGTACGGTGGCATGAAAGAGTCCCAGCAAGCCGAGGTGGAGCTCATGTGCTCCAACTGCGACGCGTTCAAAGCCCTTCTGCGCTACATCTACACGGGCCAAATGTCTCTGTCAGCCATGAAGGAGGAGACGGTGCTGGAGGTGCTTGGCCTGGCCAACACGTACCGCTTCGAGGAGCTGGAGCACTCACTCGCCGACTACCTCCGGCAGATCTTGAACGTGCGCAACGCCTGCATGATCTTTGACGCTGCCACACTGTACCAGATGCGGTCACTGGTCCAAATGTGCCTCTCCTTCATGGACAGACAGGCTGCTGAAATTCTGCTTCAAGATGGCTTCACTCGCCTTTCTctg tTTTCTCTGGAAACGTTGGTGTCTAGGGACTCGTTCTGCGCTCCAGAGGTTCAGATTTTCGAAGCCATCGGTCGATGGGTTCAGAACAATGATGAGGAAATTATTGAGAGGGCGCTGGCGCTTATCCGACTGCCGCTGATCGAGCTGCCAGACCTGCTGAACAAGGTCCGACCCACAGGGCTGATCAACCCTGATGCCATACTCGACGCCATACAGAACCGCACCGCCATGAAAAACACGGACCTCAAGTACCGCGGCTTCATGC TGCCTAAGGAGAATGTGGCCCATGTAAAACACGGAACGCAGGTGTTGCAAGGTGAGATGCGTTCGGCCCTCTTGGATGGCGACACTACTAACTATGACATGGAGAGAGGCTACACAAGACATGGAATCACTGCCGGCGGCGACTCTGGCATTCTCATCAAACTGGGAATGCCGTGCATCATCAACCATATGAAAATGCTCCTCTGGGACAAGGATGTCAG ATCCTACTGCTACTTCATCGAGGTGTCGATGGACACGGTCGATTGGGTGAAAGTGATTGACCACACGTACTATTATTGCCGCTCATGGCAGTATTTGTACTTTGAACCAAGAGTGGTCCAGTACATCAGAATCGTTGGTACTCACAACACAGTGAACAAGGTGTTTCACGTTGTCGCCTTCGAGGCTGTGTACGACAACAAGCAGTTCACCATCGAAAAGGGGATgattg CTCCTACTGAAAACGTGGCAGTGCAGACCCTGAGTGCGTCTGTGATCGAGGGTGTGAGTCGTAGTCGAAACGCACTCTTGAATGGAGACACAAAGACTTACGACTGGGACTCGGGCTACACATGTCACCAGCTGGGTAGCGGCGCCATCGTCGTCCAGCTTGGACAGCCGTACATGCTCGATTCTATGAG GCTATTGCTATGGGACTGCGACCTGCGAGCCTACAGCTACTACGTGGAGATTTCTGTCAACAACACGGACTGGGTGATGGTGGCCGACAAAACTTCAGAGCAGTGCAGGTCCTGGCAGATTTTGCGCTTCAAGAAGCAGCCTGTCGTGTTCATCAAAATTGTTGGTGTGCACAACACTGCAAATGAG GTGTTTCACGTCGTGCATTTCGAATGCCCTGCTCAATTGGAAGCGAACGAGGAGCCAGACGCGAGTGTGGAGGAATGCTCAGCCGGCTTAAAGGCCTTGGTCACTGTGAGCAGTACTGATGAGAGCGATACCGAGGAGGCGAAAGATGTTTTCCACTCCACAGAACAATAA